The following proteins are co-located in the [Pasteurella] mairii genome:
- the mglB gene encoding D-galactose-binding periplasmic protein: MKKTVLSAIALAVGLGVASTAAQAANRIGVTIYKYDDNFMALMRQEIEKEAKQLNDIELLMNDSQNAQSIQNDQVDVLLSKGVKALAINLVDPGSPKTIIDKAKADDVPIVFFNKDPGAKAIASYDKAYYVGTDPKESGLIQGALIAKHWKANPAYDLNKDGKIQYVLLKGEPGHPDAEARTKYVIEELTTQGIETEQLFIDTGMWDAAMAKDKTDAWLSSSKANDIEMIISNNDGMAMGALEAVKAHGKKLPIFGVDALPEVLQLIQKGDITGTVLNDGVNQGKAVVQLANNLAAEKPATEGTQWQIKDRVVRIPYVGVDKENLSEFLK; this comes from the coding sequence ATGAAAAAAACGGTTTTAAGCGCCATTGCATTAGCGGTCGGTTTGGGCGTGGCATCAACAGCAGCACAAGCGGCAAACCGTATTGGTGTAACCATTTACAAATATGATGACAATTTTATGGCGTTAATGCGTCAAGAGATTGAAAAAGAAGCGAAGCAGCTTAATGATATAGAACTGTTAATGAATGACTCTCAAAATGCGCAGTCTATTCAAAATGACCAAGTAGACGTGCTGTTATCTAAAGGGGTGAAAGCCTTAGCGATTAACTTAGTGGATCCGGGTTCGCCGAAAACCATTATTGATAAAGCGAAAGCTGACGATGTTCCAATCGTGTTTTTCAATAAAGATCCGGGGGCGAAAGCTATTGCCAGCTATGACAAAGCCTATTATGTGGGAACGGATCCGAAAGAATCGGGTTTAATTCAAGGGGCGTTAATCGCTAAACATTGGAAAGCCAATCCGGCGTATGACCTAAACAAAGATGGAAAAATTCAATATGTGTTATTGAAAGGCGAACCGGGTCACCCAGATGCAGAAGCGCGTACGAAATACGTGATTGAAGAATTGACTACGCAAGGTATTGAAACGGAACAATTATTTATTGATACCGGAATGTGGGATGCGGCAATGGCGAAAGATAAAACTGACGCTTGGTTATCCAGCTCAAAAGCCAACGATATTGAGATGATTATTTCAAATAACGACGGTATGGCAATGGGCGCGTTAGAGGCAGTAAAAGCACATGGTAAAAAATTACCAATTTTCGGTGTGGATGCCCTTCCTGAAGTATTACAACTTATCCAAAAAGGGGATATTACCGGAACCGTATTAAATGACGGCGTGAACCAAGGTAAGGCGGTGGTGCAATTAGCTAATAATTTGGCTGCGGAAAAACCAGCAACCGAAGGTACGCAATGGCAAATTAAAGATCGCGTTGTACGCATTCCTTATGTGGGTGTAGATAAAGAAAATTTAAGTGAATTTTTAAAATAA
- the mglA_2 gene encoding galactose/methyl galactoside import ATP-binding protein MglA, translating to MTVPTQNQDSQVLLTMTNVSKSFPGVKALDNANLTVRSHSVHALMGENGAGKSTLLKCLFGIYAKDEGEILFLGKPVNFKTSKEALENGISMVHQELNLVRQRNVMDNLWLGRYPLKGMFVDHGKMYQDTKAIFNELDIDIDPREKVANLSVSQMQMIEIAKAFSYNAKIVIMDEPTSSLSEKEVEHLFKIIAKLKERGCGIIYISHKMDEIFKICDEITILRDGKWINTVPVKGTTMESIVAMMVGRELTQRFPEKTNTPKEVILTVENLTALNQPSIQDVSFELRKGEILGVAGLVGAKRTDIVETIFGIRERKSGEITLNGKTMRNRTALEAINNGFALVTEERRSTGIYANLSIEFNSLISNMKSYLGKLGFLSSSKMKSDTQWVIDAMNVKTPSHKTTIGSLSGGNQQKVVIGRWLLTQPDILMLDEPTRGIDIGAKFEIYQLIMQLAKKDKGIIMISSEMPELLGVTDRILVMSNGRVAGIVETAKTSQEEILQLAAKYL from the coding sequence ATGACAGTTCCTACTCAAAATCAAGATAGCCAAGTGCTACTTACCATGACGAATGTCAGCAAATCCTTTCCCGGTGTTAAAGCGCTGGATAATGCCAATTTGACAGTGCGCTCACATTCCGTACACGCCTTGATGGGCGAAAACGGTGCAGGAAAATCCACGTTGCTAAAATGCCTATTTGGGATTTACGCCAAAGATGAGGGTGAAATTCTCTTTTTAGGCAAACCGGTTAATTTTAAAACATCAAAAGAAGCCTTGGAAAATGGGATTTCCATGGTACACCAAGAATTAAACCTCGTGCGCCAACGCAACGTCATGGATAATTTGTGGCTTGGGCGCTATCCGCTCAAAGGGATGTTTGTCGATCACGGGAAAATGTATCAAGACACCAAAGCGATTTTTAACGAATTGGATATTGATATTGATCCGCGTGAAAAGGTCGCCAATTTATCCGTTTCACAAATGCAAATGATCGAAATTGCCAAAGCCTTTTCCTACAACGCCAAAATTGTGATCATGGATGAGCCGACGTCTTCTTTATCAGAAAAAGAAGTAGAACATCTATTTAAGATTATCGCCAAGCTAAAAGAGCGTGGCTGCGGCATTATTTATATCTCACATAAAATGGATGAAATTTTCAAAATCTGCGATGAAATTACCATTTTGCGCGACGGTAAATGGATTAATACCGTGCCGGTGAAAGGGACGACAATGGAAAGCATTGTGGCGATGATGGTTGGGCGCGAATTAACGCAACGATTCCCAGAAAAAACCAACACGCCAAAAGAAGTGATCTTAACTGTTGAAAATTTGACCGCACTTAATCAGCCCTCTATTCAAGATGTCAGCTTCGAATTACGCAAAGGCGAAATTCTTGGTGTGGCGGGATTGGTTGGTGCCAAACGGACGGATATTGTAGAAACCATTTTCGGTATTCGTGAACGCAAAAGTGGCGAAATCACCTTAAACGGAAAAACAATGCGAAATCGCACCGCACTTGAAGCGATCAATAATGGTTTTGCCCTCGTGACGGAAGAACGCCGCTCTACTGGCATTTACGCCAACTTAAGTATTGAGTTCAACTCATTGATTTCTAACATGAAATCCTATCTCGGCAAATTAGGTTTTTTAAGCAGCAGTAAAATGAAAAGTGATACGCAATGGGTGATTGATGCGATGAATGTCAAAACGCCATCACACAAAACCACGATTGGATCACTTTCTGGTGGTAACCAACAAAAAGTGGTGATTGGACGCTGGCTATTAACTCAACCGGACATTTTGATGCTTGATGAGCCAACGCGAGGTATTGATATCGGCGCTAAATTTGAAATCTATCAATTGATTATGCAACTTGCCAAAAAAGATAAAGGCATCATTATGATTTCCTCGGAAATGCCCGAATTATTAGGGGTAACTGACCGAATTTTAGTGATGAGCAACGGGCGTGTCGCCGGTATTGTTGAAACCGCTAAAACCTCACAGGAAGAAATTTTGCAACTCGCCGCAAAATATTTATAA
- the mglC gene encoding galactoside transport system permease protein MglC, which translates to MSALKQNKSLDFLKQNAIYFVLLILLGIIILQDPSFLSLRNFSNILNQSSVRLIIALGVAGLLVTQGTDLSAGRQVGLAAVVSATMLQAMDNANRVFPNLSEIPIPVVILTVCAVGAVIGLFNGLVIAYLNVTPFIATMGTMIIVYGINSLYYDAVGSSPIAGFSDNFSTFAQGFFNLGAFKLSYITIYATLAALLVWIMWNKTRFGKNIFAIGGNPEAARVSGVNVTRNLAVIYMIAGIFYAFGGMLEAGRIGSATNNLGFMYEMDAIAACVVGGVSFAGGVGTVIGVVTGVLIFTVINYGLTYIGVNPYWQYIIKGGIIIFAVAIDSLKYAKKK; encoded by the coding sequence ATGTCAGCTTTAAAACAAAACAAATCCCTAGATTTCCTGAAACAAAATGCAATTTACTTTGTATTGCTGATTTTGTTGGGCATCATTATCCTGCAAGATCCGAGCTTTTTAAGTTTGCGCAATTTTAGTAATATCCTCAATCAATCTTCTGTACGCTTAATCATTGCCCTTGGCGTTGCCGGACTTTTGGTTACTCAAGGAACCGACCTATCCGCCGGTCGCCAAGTGGGGCTAGCGGCGGTCGTTTCTGCGACCATGTTGCAAGCGATGGATAACGCCAACCGCGTCTTTCCAAATTTAAGTGAAATTCCGATTCCGGTAGTGATCTTAACGGTTTGTGCGGTGGGGGCTGTGATCGGGTTATTCAACGGATTAGTGATTGCCTATCTTAACGTAACGCCATTTATCGCCACAATGGGAACCATGATCATTGTGTACGGGATCAACTCGTTGTACTATGATGCGGTCGGATCTTCACCAATCGCCGGCTTTAGCGATAATTTTTCTACTTTTGCTCAAGGATTTTTTAATTTAGGCGCCTTTAAACTGTCGTATATCACCATTTACGCCACTCTTGCCGCCTTACTTGTTTGGATTATGTGGAACAAAACCCGCTTCGGTAAAAATATTTTTGCTATCGGCGGTAACCCGGAAGCGGCTCGCGTATCGGGCGTTAACGTGACGCGCAACCTTGCGGTGATTTATATGATTGCCGGTATTTTTTACGCCTTTGGCGGGATGTTGGAAGCCGGACGTATTGGTAGTGCCACCAATAACTTAGGTTTTATGTATGAAATGGACGCAATTGCTGCCTGCGTGGTCGGCGGTGTTTCTTTCGCCGGTGGCGTTGGTACGGTTATCGGCGTGGTTACCGGCGTGTTAATCTTTACCGTCATCAACTACGGGTTGACCTATATCGGTGTTAACCCATATTGGCAATATATCATCAAAGGTGGCATCATCATCTTCGCTGTTGCCATTGACTCCTTAAAATACGCGAAGAAAAAATAA
- the xerD_1 gene encoding tyrosine recombinase XerD has product MKDLSLIDLFLNELWLEKGLSENTVQSYRLDLTALCQWLAQHQLTLINLEPLDLQSFLGDRLEQGYKATSTARMLSALRQLFQYLYREKYRSDDPSALLSSPKLPNRLPKYLTEQQVSDLLNTPAVDDPLELRDKAMLELLYATGLRVTELVSLTIDSLNVSQGVVRVIGKGNKERIVPMGEEANYWVRQFVLYGRAMLLNGQSSDVLFPSRRGTQMTRQTFWHRIKHYAILADIDGDSLSPHVLRHAFATHLVNHGADLRVVQMLLGHSDLSTTQIYTHVAKERLKHLHERYHPRG; this is encoded by the coding sequence ATGAAAGATCTTAGCTTAATTGACTTATTTCTTAACGAACTGTGGTTAGAAAAAGGGTTATCGGAAAATACCGTGCAATCTTATCGCTTAGATTTGACCGCACTTTGTCAATGGTTGGCGCAACATCAACTCACCTTAATTAACCTTGAACCCTTGGATTTACAATCGTTTTTAGGCGATCGTTTAGAACAGGGCTATAAAGCCACCAGCACTGCACGAATGCTAAGTGCGCTGCGCCAGCTTTTCCAATATTTATATCGGGAAAAATACCGCAGCGACGATCCAAGCGCACTACTCAGTTCGCCAAAACTGCCAAACCGCCTGCCCAAATATTTAACCGAACAACAAGTCAGCGATTTGTTAAATACGCCGGCGGTAGACGATCCGCTGGAATTGCGCGATAAAGCGATGTTGGAATTACTATACGCCACGGGATTACGGGTCACCGAATTGGTTTCGCTGACTATCGACAGCCTCAATGTGTCGCAAGGCGTAGTACGGGTCATTGGTAAAGGAAACAAGGAACGGATCGTACCCATGGGCGAAGAAGCCAATTATTGGGTACGTCAATTTGTTTTATACGGGCGCGCCATGCTGCTCAACGGGCAAAGTTCAGATGTCTTATTTCCTAGCCGACGAGGCACCCAAATGACCCGCCAAACTTTTTGGCACCGCATAAAACATTATGCCATTTTAGCGGACATTGATGGCGACAGCCTTTCTCCGCACGTTCTACGCCATGCCTTTGCCACACATCTAGTTAACCATGGCGCGGATTTGCGCGTAGTACAAATGTTACTTGGGCATAGCGATCTTTCTACCACCCAAATTTACACCCACGTCGCCAAAGAACGCTTAAAGCACCTACACGAACGCTATCACCCGCGGGGATAA
- the hcaT gene encoding 3-phenylpropionic acid transporter, with product MKISAFNWMALSFFGYFCAYGVFIPFFPVWLRSQSYGAETIGFILAISYLFRFLGGVWFSSLVKRAAQLINALRYLAWASFAICFVMSFVAESFWLLCITIWLFAMVNSAGIPISDTLASTWQQQIHLDYGKARLIGSIAFVVGVTGFGYVIGVIGEQYIVIILTALLLLYSLLQMNSPRQMPLDDQESAVENSPTFIQLLQNKTTLRLLIAISLIQGSHAAYYVYSVLYWTSIGISVQTTSILLGLSVVAEILLFFFSTRLFKTWSVSTLFYLSAGASVVRWLLISSTDNLALIAFTQTFHSLTYAVSHYAMVRYITTQPQPHIARLQGLYSGISSCGAIALTTALSGVLYPISPTLMFVAMAFFALLALFFTPRNVSALLLKRVNE from the coding sequence ATGAAAATATCAGCGTTTAACTGGATGGCACTCAGCTTTTTTGGCTATTTTTGCGCCTATGGTGTATTCATACCTTTTTTTCCGGTGTGGTTAAGATCTCAATCCTATGGCGCAGAAACCATCGGATTTATACTGGCTATCTCCTATTTATTTCGCTTTCTTGGCGGAGTTTGGTTTTCCTCTTTAGTCAAACGCGCTGCGCAATTAATCAACGCCTTGCGCTATTTAGCATGGGCAAGTTTCGCTATTTGTTTCGTGATGAGTTTTGTTGCTGAAAGCTTTTGGTTACTGTGCATAACTATTTGGCTGTTTGCTATGGTAAACTCTGCCGGTATCCCTATTAGCGATACCCTCGCCAGTACGTGGCAACAGCAAATTCATTTGGATTACGGAAAAGCCCGCTTAATCGGTTCTATCGCCTTTGTAGTTGGCGTCACCGGATTTGGCTACGTTATCGGCGTTATCGGCGAGCAATATATTGTCATTATTTTGACCGCACTTTTATTGCTCTATTCTTTGTTACAAATGAACTCGCCACGCCAAATGCCACTTGATGATCAAGAAAGCGCGGTCGAAAATTCGCCTACTTTCATTCAGTTATTACAAAACAAAACCACATTACGTTTATTGATCGCCATCTCGCTCATTCAAGGCTCCCACGCCGCCTATTATGTTTACAGCGTACTTTATTGGACTAGCATTGGCATTTCAGTTCAAACCACCAGTATCTTATTGGGGCTCAGTGTGGTAGCGGAAATTTTACTCTTTTTCTTCTCCACCCGATTATTCAAAACGTGGAGCGTCAGCACGCTATTTTATCTGTCCGCCGGCGCCTCCGTAGTACGTTGGTTATTAATTAGCAGCACCGACAATCTTGCCTTAATCGCCTTTACCCAAACGTTCCACAGCCTAACATATGCAGTCAGTCATTATGCGATGGTGCGCTATATCACAACACAACCGCAACCCCACATAGCAAGATTACAAGGCTTATACAGTGGTATTTCAAGCTGTGGCGCCATTGCCTTAACGACCGCCTTATCCGGCGTGTTATATCCAATTTCACCGACGTTAATGTTTGTTGCAATGGCGTTTTTTGCGCTACTTGCCCTCTTTTTTACACCACGCAACGTCTCGGCATTGTTGCTTAAACGCGTAAACGAGTAG
- the proC gene encoding pyrroline-5-carboxylate reductase yields MQPKRITFIGGGNMAQAIVFGLLKQNYPADKITVCDPNHEKRDLFAQRGVQVAEDNIAAVESAEVVLLAVKPQVIAQVCHALSAVDFSAKLVISIAAAISVSRLTALLPSANQIVRVMPNTPALVSCGMAGLYAPASVSAENKQLAENLLNAVGETCWVENEDLMHAVTAASGSSPAYFFLFMEAMQKALLDMKLDETTARHLVQQSALGAAKMVIENPQLDLATLRQNVTSKGGTTAAAIHIFQQHELMETVQQAMQACVARSQEMETLF; encoded by the coding sequence ATGCAACCTAAACGCATTACTTTTATCGGCGGCGGAAATATGGCGCAAGCTATCGTATTCGGATTATTAAAACAGAACTACCCTGCCGATAAAATTACCGTTTGTGATCCAAACCATGAAAAACGAGATTTATTCGCGCAACGCGGCGTACAAGTGGCGGAAGATAATATCGCGGCAGTAGAGAGCGCCGAAGTCGTATTACTTGCAGTAAAACCGCAGGTGATCGCCCAAGTTTGTCACGCCTTAAGTGCGGTCGATTTTTCCGCTAAATTAGTCATTTCCATTGCTGCGGCAATTTCTGTGTCAAGATTGACCGCACTTTTACCCTCCGCCAACCAAATCGTGCGGGTCATGCCAAATACGCCGGCATTAGTCTCTTGTGGCATGGCGGGATTATACGCGCCCGCCTCGGTTTCTGCTGAAAACAAGCAACTGGCGGAAAATTTATTAAATGCCGTGGGCGAAACTTGCTGGGTAGAAAATGAAGATCTAATGCACGCGGTCACCGCCGCTTCGGGCAGCAGCCCCGCGTATTTTTTCCTGTTTATGGAAGCCATGCAAAAAGCCTTATTAGACATGAAATTAGATGAAACGACTGCACGTCACTTAGTACAACAATCTGCACTGGGCGCGGCAAAAATGGTCATAGAAAATCCGCAATTGGATTTGGCAACCTTGCGCCAAAATGTGACCTCTAAAGGCGGAACCACTGCCGCGGCGATCCATATTTTCCAACAACATGAATTGATGGAAACAGTACAGCAAGCCATGCAAGCCTGTGTTGCCCGTTCACAAGAAATGGAAACCTTATTCTAA
- the rdgC gene encoding recombination-associated protein rdgC: MIWFKNIMAYRLTKKWEWTDEQLQTQLMSCQFHPCGQSDMRKFGWKSPLKNSELLYFANNKQILLVAHKEEKMLPAQVVKRELDQRIAELEAKENRKLKKVEKQALKEDVIATLLSRAFSKEQQTALWIDTENQLVYVDAASSKRAEEVLGLLRKSLGSLPVVPLVFANAPSLVMSDWITHNHMPQWLTLLEEAELRGSQDSAVIRCKQQDVESEEMLSLLQAGKYISKLALDWDEHLRFVLQEDGTLKRLKFADQIREQNEDILKEDVAQRFDADFILMTGILAKLIDNLLDEFGDEKAR, translated from the coding sequence ATGATTTGGTTTAAAAATATTATGGCATATCGGTTGACGAAAAAATGGGAGTGGACAGATGAGCAGTTGCAAACACAATTGATGTCATGTCAATTTCACCCTTGCGGACAATCGGATATGCGCAAGTTTGGTTGGAAATCGCCTTTAAAAAACAGTGAGTTATTGTATTTTGCCAACAATAAGCAAATTTTATTAGTGGCGCATAAAGAAGAAAAAATGCTGCCGGCGCAAGTGGTGAAACGTGAATTGGATCAGCGAATTGCTGAATTGGAAGCGAAAGAGAATCGCAAGTTGAAAAAAGTGGAAAAACAGGCGTTGAAAGAGGATGTGATTGCCACCTTGTTGTCGCGCGCCTTTAGTAAAGAACAACAAACCGCACTTTGGATTGATACAGAAAACCAATTGGTTTATGTGGATGCGGCGTCGAGTAAACGCGCAGAAGAGGTATTGGGATTATTGCGCAAATCCTTGGGATCCTTGCCGGTTGTGCCTTTAGTATTTGCCAATGCGCCGAGTTTGGTGATGAGCGATTGGATTACGCACAACCATATGCCACAATGGCTAACCTTGTTGGAAGAAGCGGAATTGCGTGGCAGTCAGGATAGCGCGGTCATTCGTTGTAAGCAGCAGGATGTGGAAAGTGAGGAAATGCTTTCGTTGTTGCAAGCGGGAAAATACATCAGTAAATTGGCGTTGGACTGGGATGAGCATTTACGCTTTGTGTTGCAAGAAGATGGTACGCTGAAACGTTTAAAATTTGCTGATCAAATTCGTGAGCAAAATGAGGATATTTTAAAAGAAGATGTGGCGCAACGTTTTGATGCGGATTTTATTTTAATGACCGGTATTTTGGCGAAACTTATCGATAATTTATTAGATGAGTTTGGCGACGAAAAAGCGCGGTGA
- a CDS encoding Membrane-bound lysozyme-inhibitor of c-type lysozyme has product MFRLGFLLLTALVLSACRVQIEPLEIKQPPVVKPKPIDKSVQTGKADLYLCKDQKEVRVVRSLVNHKKNNLKSISLTFENATHKLVQTISESGMRYTDIHWQWQEHQEYSTLSNALGEVLAEQCVIQN; this is encoded by the coding sequence ATGTTTAGATTAGGATTTTTATTACTCACCGCGCTGGTACTTAGCGCGTGCCGGGTTCAAATTGAACCTCTTGAAATCAAACAACCGCCGGTCGTCAAACCGAAGCCGATCGACAAATCGGTACAAACCGGAAAAGCGGATCTGTATTTATGCAAAGATCAAAAAGAAGTACGCGTAGTAAGAAGTTTGGTTAACCATAAAAAGAATAACCTAAAGTCAATTTCACTTACCTTTGAAAATGCCACTCACAAATTAGTACAAACTATTTCCGAAAGCGGGATGCGATATACCGATATTCATTGGCAATGGCAAGAACATCAAGAATACAGCACGTTAAGCAATGCGCTGGGCGAAGTCTTAGCCGAACAATGTGTGATCCAAAACTAA
- the oapA gene encoding opacity-associated protein OapA, translating to MTTENNKPEIGNQNNPQKELDLEFDQMEPITPKKPHTPEPSLLNKAKGFIGNFSRKGNPSEAPFHVRKEPTFGSVNVAQQNEPTINHDMVSKNDAVTEKVAPIHADNTATPISTQENITLEKPETSEAPVAQTQTQAPTNNIKNPENWAVLQVLPPKYRRIFIVLLLAILLLLIWQWLKPSSDTVNAFEQANSQNIPTQFQPLNQSQPVENNVLDNINNSATSIENTNSTESVTATDPVLTPAPTNNTATETRAPIATQSEQLTAVAPGKSALAEEKPKAVEPVKPIEAPKVVEKPKTTTVENPKTIEKAKTTVAEKPKAQITQAKPVVKSQSVPVVEAKPTGKATAERVKSATVGSKTLTIPQGVSLMQVFRDNQLNISDVNAMTKANGAGNSLSSFKPGDKVQVSLNSQGRVNELRLSNGARFIRQADGSYQYKK from the coding sequence GTGACAACAGAAAACAATAAACCAGAAATCGGTAACCAAAATAATCCTCAAAAAGAATTGGATTTAGAATTTGACCAAATGGAACCTATTACTCCCAAAAAACCGCATACGCCGGAACCCTCTTTATTAAACAAAGCAAAAGGATTTATAGGCAATTTCTCGCGTAAAGGCAATCCAAGCGAAGCGCCTTTTCATGTGCGCAAAGAGCCAACTTTTGGAAGCGTGAATGTAGCCCAACAAAATGAACCAACAATAAATCATGATATGGTGAGCAAAAACGACGCAGTTACAGAAAAGGTGGCGCCAATTCATGCCGACAACACAGCGACGCCAATTAGCACACAAGAAAACATTACGCTAGAAAAGCCAGAAACAAGCGAGGCACCTGTTGCCCAAACGCAAACACAAGCGCCAACAAACAACATCAAAAATCCAGAGAACTGGGCAGTTTTACAAGTGTTGCCACCAAAATATCGTCGCATTTTTATCGTGTTATTATTAGCCATTTTACTTTTATTAATTTGGCAATGGTTAAAACCAAGTTCCGATACGGTAAATGCCTTCGAACAAGCAAACAGCCAAAATATCCCAACCCAATTCCAACCCCTAAATCAAAGCCAGCCGGTGGAAAATAATGTATTGGATAATATTAATAATTCGGCGACATCAATTGAAAACACTAATTCAACGGAAAGCGTTACCGCGACAGATCCAGTATTAACCCCAGCGCCAACAAATAACACAGCCACAGAAACTCGCGCACCGATAGCCACACAATCAGAACAGCTAACCGCAGTCGCGCCAGGGAAATCGGCATTGGCAGAAGAAAAACCAAAAGCGGTTGAACCTGTTAAACCAATTGAAGCGCCAAAAGTGGTCGAAAAACCGAAAACGACAACCGTAGAGAACCCCAAAACAATAGAAAAAGCAAAAACAACCGTAGCTGAAAAACCGAAAGCACAGATCACTCAAGCGAAACCGGTAGTAAAAAGCCAAAGCGTCCCAGTCGTTGAAGCGAAACCAACAGGTAAAGCTACAGCAGAGCGCGTAAAAAGTGCGACAGTCGGTAGTAAAACCTTAACCATTCCGCAAGGCGTTTCATTGATGCAAGTATTTCGCGATAACCAGTTGAATATTTCCGATGTCAATGCAATGACCAAAGCGAACGGTGCCGGTAATAGCTTAAGCAGCTTTAAACCAGGCGATAAAGTACAAGTATCACTTAATAGCCAAGGTCGCGTTAACGAATTGCGCTTGTCTAACGGTGCGCGTTTTATTCGTCAAGCAGATGGTTCTTATCAATATAAAAAATAA
- the kamA gene encoding KamA family protein: MCILTQNIPIREEQNWTDLLATAISDPRTLLNYLELPLADFQQDIEARRLFPLRVPLPFVEKMEKGNPHDPLFLQAMSARQEFLTMEGFSKDPLDEQHTVAPNILHKYHNRLLFMVKNSCAINCRYCFRRHFPYAQNKGNKENWRLALNYIHQHKEIEEVIFSGGDPLMAKDHELDWLIKQLENIPHLQRLRLHTRLPIVIPQRITPALCQLLAESRLQMILVTHINHPNEIDVRLAQAMQTLKQANVTLLNQSVLLKGINDDADILKQLSDKLFAIGILPYYLHLLDKVEGASHFYQTDEQALKIYKKLQSITSGYLVPKLAREIAHEANKTLYTA; this comes from the coding sequence GTGTGTATTTTAACCCAAAATATCCCGATTAGAGAAGAACAAAATTGGACCGATTTGCTCGCAACAGCGATTTCTGATCCAAGAACCTTATTAAATTACCTCGAATTGCCCTTAGCGGACTTTCAACAAGATATTGAGGCGCGTCGTTTATTTCCTTTGCGCGTGCCGCTGCCTTTTGTGGAAAAAATGGAAAAAGGCAATCCGCACGATCCGCTTTTCCTGCAAGCCATGAGCGCGCGACAAGAATTTTTAACCATGGAAGGATTTAGCAAAGATCCCTTAGATGAACAGCATACTGTGGCGCCAAATATTTTGCACAAATATCATAACCGTTTGTTATTTATGGTAAAAAACAGTTGCGCCATCAATTGTCGCTACTGTTTCCGCCGTCATTTTCCTTACGCACAAAACAAAGGCAACAAAGAAAATTGGCGCTTAGCGTTGAATTATATTCATCAACATAAGGAAATTGAAGAAGTAATTTTTTCCGGTGGCGATCCCTTGATGGCAAAAGATCATGAGTTGGATTGGCTCATAAAACAGCTGGAAAATATACCGCACTTACAACGCTTACGCCTACATACCCGCTTGCCAATTGTCATTCCGCAGCGTATTACGCCCGCATTATGTCAATTACTGGCAGAAAGTCGGCTGCAAATGATTTTGGTCACGCATATTAATCACCCCAATGAAATTGATGTGCGTTTAGCGCAAGCCATGCAAACACTAAAACAAGCCAATGTCACCTTGTTAAATCAATCGGTTTTGTTGAAAGGCATTAATGATGACGCGGATATTTTAAAGCAACTTAGCGATAAATTATTTGCTATCGGCATCTTGCCTTATTATTTGCATTTACTGGATAAAGTGGAAGGCGCCAGCCATTTTTACCAAACTGATGAGCAAGCATTAAAGATTTACAAAAAATTACAAAGCATCACTTCGGGTTATCTTGTGCCAAAACTGGCGCGTGAAATTGCTCATGAAGCGAATAAAACGTTGTACACAGCATAG
- the efp gene encoding elongation factor P — MATYTTSDFKPGLKFMQDGEPCVIVENEFVKPGKGQAFTRTRIRKLISGKVLDVNFKSGTSVEAADVMDLNLTYSYKDDAFWYFMHPETFEQYSADAKAIGDAEKWLLDQADCIVTLWNGAPIAVTPPNFVELEIIETDPGLKGDTAGTGGKPATLSTGAVVKVPLFVQIGEVIKVDTRSGEYVSRVK; from the coding sequence ATGGCTACATATACTACCAGTGATTTCAAACCAGGTCTAAAATTTATGCAAGATGGTGAGCCTTGCGTGATCGTTGAAAATGAATTCGTAAAACCAGGTAAAGGACAGGCTTTTACGCGTACACGTATTCGTAAATTAATTTCAGGTAAAGTATTAGATGTGAACTTTAAATCAGGTACCTCCGTTGAAGCGGCAGACGTGATGGATCTAAACTTAACCTATTCTTACAAAGATGATGCATTTTGGTATTTTATGCATCCGGAAACTTTTGAGCAATATTCTGCTGATGCAAAAGCAATTGGTGATGCAGAAAAATGGTTATTGGATCAAGCAGATTGTATCGTGACATTATGGAATGGCGCGCCGATTGCTGTGACCCCGCCAAACTTTGTAGAATTAGAAATTATCGAAACGGATCCGGGTTTGAAAGGTGATACCGCTGGTACTGGCGGTAAACCGGCAACATTAAGCACCGGTGCGGTAGTAAAAGTTCCACTTTTCGTACAAATCGGCGAAGTGATCAAAGTGGATACCCGTTCAGGCGAATACGTATCACGCGTAAAATAA